The Brevibacillus brevis genome contains a region encoding:
- the ymfI gene encoding elongation factor P 5-aminopentanone reductase produces the protein MFNQETPWALITGASGEIGHAIGAYLIDAGVPLYLHYNRNMEKLEPLVQKCQERGVPYGILQADLRDPKQIAAMFAQMQVAPLLIVNNASVDDVGLFTDVSVEKFDELIALNVRSAFLVCQAAVPAMLRARYGRIVNISSIWGLTGGSCEVLYSMTKGAINTFTKALAKEMAPNGITVNAVAPGAIAGGMMERFAPDEMEMIAEEIPANRLGQPYEVAAVVRFLLSADSSYVTGQVISPNGGWYT, from the coding sequence ATGTTCAACCAAGAGACGCCGTGGGCGTTAATTACGGGAGCTTCCGGAGAGATCGGGCACGCGATCGGCGCCTACCTGATTGATGCGGGGGTTCCCCTTTATCTGCATTACAATCGAAATATGGAAAAATTGGAGCCGTTGGTGCAAAAATGCCAGGAGCGGGGCGTTCCGTACGGCATCCTCCAAGCTGATCTACGGGATCCAAAGCAAATTGCCGCGATGTTTGCTCAGATGCAGGTTGCACCACTGTTGATCGTAAACAACGCCTCTGTGGATGATGTCGGTTTATTTACGGATGTGTCTGTCGAGAAATTCGATGAGCTCATCGCACTTAATGTTCGATCCGCTTTTTTGGTCTGCCAAGCAGCTGTTCCCGCCATGCTGCGGGCAAGGTATGGGCGTATCGTCAACATTTCTTCCATATGGGGGCTTACGGGCGGTTCATGTGAGGTACTGTATTCCATGACCAAAGGAGCCATCAATACGTTCACCAAAGCCTTGGCAAAGGAAATGGCACCAAACGGAATCACGGTAAATGCTGTCGCTCCAGGAGCTATTGCTGGTGGAATGATGGAGCGCTTTGCTCCAGATGAAATGGAAATGATCGCGGAAGAAATACCAGCCAACCGTCTCGGACAACCATATGAGGTAGCTGCAGTCGTGCGCTTTTTGCTTTCGGCGGATTCGAGTTATGTGACGGGGCAAGTGATTAGTCCAAACGGTGGATGGTACACGTAG
- the yfmH gene encoding EF-P 5-aminopentanol modification-associated protein YfmH, with translation MQTTVFEQVNETVYHETLQNGLQVYLVPKQGFSKTYAVFTTRYGSIDSHFRTRSGEEINVPDGIAHFLEHKMFEKKDRDVMHEFSKNGASCNAFTSFNRTAYLFSCTDKLDDNLNLLLDYVQDPYFTDASVEKEKGIIGQEITMYDDNPDWKVYMNLLKAMYQKYPINIEIAGTIETISHITKEYLYQCYETFYHPANMLLLVVGSFEPEAIMKLIRENQGAKEFPPAPQITRVFPEEPSAPAEAKVEAFLTVGLPKCMIGIKEKENGLTKEALLKRELTTKLVLDIAFGTSSAVYERLYDSELITESFDFDYSSEQDYAYTIIGGDTPDPERLVETIKAEIEQLKQNGIAQDDFERAKRKKIGNFLRSLNSVEFIANQFTSFKFNGNDLFSVVPTLESITREDVEKRLKEHFLTEQMAVSIVRSASPQE, from the coding sequence ATGCAGACCACTGTCTTTGAACAAGTAAATGAAACGGTATATCATGAAACTCTCCAAAATGGATTGCAAGTCTATCTGGTTCCCAAACAAGGCTTCAGCAAAACATACGCTGTTTTCACTACGCGCTATGGCTCCATTGATAGCCATTTCCGCACCCGAAGCGGGGAAGAAATTAATGTTCCTGACGGCATTGCGCATTTTCTTGAGCACAAAATGTTTGAGAAAAAAGATCGGGATGTCATGCACGAATTCAGTAAAAACGGGGCGAGCTGCAATGCGTTCACGAGTTTCAATCGTACGGCTTATTTGTTCTCGTGCACAGATAAGTTAGACGACAATTTGAATCTGCTGCTCGACTATGTGCAGGACCCGTATTTTACAGATGCCAGTGTAGAAAAGGAAAAAGGAATCATCGGCCAGGAAATCACCATGTACGATGACAACCCTGACTGGAAGGTGTACATGAACCTCTTAAAGGCCATGTACCAAAAGTATCCGATTAACATTGAGATTGCGGGTACGATCGAGACGATCTCTCATATTACAAAAGAATATTTGTATCAGTGCTATGAAACGTTTTATCATCCTGCAAATATGCTCCTATTGGTCGTGGGCTCCTTCGAACCAGAAGCGATCATGAAGCTCATTCGTGAAAACCAAGGAGCAAAGGAGTTTCCTCCTGCGCCACAAATCACGCGCGTGTTTCCAGAAGAGCCATCAGCTCCGGCGGAGGCGAAAGTAGAAGCGTTTCTGACAGTTGGTCTGCCTAAATGCATGATCGGAATCAAGGAAAAGGAAAACGGACTGACCAAGGAAGCCTTGTTAAAACGTGAGTTGACTACTAAACTGGTATTGGACATCGCGTTCGGCACAAGCTCCGCTGTCTATGAGCGTTTGTATGATAGTGAGCTAATTACGGAAAGCTTTGATTTTGACTACAGCAGCGAGCAGGATTATGCGTATACGATCATTGGTGGAGATACACCTGATCCAGAGCGTTTAGTGGAAACGATCAAAGCGGAAATCGAACAATTGAAGCAAAACGGTATAGCTCAGGACGATTTTGAGCGTGCGAAGCGTAAAAAAATCGGAAACTTCCTGCGTTCTCTAAACTCCGTGGAGTTTATCGCTAACCAGTTTACCAGCTTCAAATTTAACGGGAATGATCTGTTTTCCGTAGTGCCGACCTTGGAGTCGATCACACGCGAAGATGTGGAAAAACGTTTGAAGGAGCATTTTTTAACCGAGCAGATGGCTGTTTCCATCGTTCGTTCCGCTTCGCCACAGGAGTAA
- a CDS encoding DUF3243 domain-containing protein, translating to MSILDNFSDWKAFLGDRVEQAKQAGMESETLQNVAYQIGSYLSEQVDPKNDQERLLKQLWDAGDQQQQQALASLMVKLVQNRNDANAGS from the coding sequence ATGTCGATTCTTGACAATTTCAGCGACTGGAAAGCGTTTCTCGGAGATCGGGTAGAACAAGCGAAACAAGCCGGGATGGAAAGCGAAACGCTTCAAAATGTAGCTTATCAAATCGGTAGCTATCTGTCTGAGCAAGTAGACCCGAAAAACGATCAGGAGCGTCTGTTGAAACAGCTGTGGGACGCAGGTGATCAACAGCAACAACAGGCTTTGGCATCACTCATGGTGAAGCTTGTTCAGAATCGCAATGACGCGAACGCTGGCAGCTAG
- the yfmF gene encoding EF-P 5-aminopentanol modification-associated protein YfmF: protein MTASTTEIAFQSSQINGMNVHILPTEKFKTTTIVTMIEQALSEEHVTKTALLAMVMKRASARFPETKLLRAHLDFLYGAIFDVDVMKKGERQILQIYMEVPNEKYLSNEASLLEQAIEFVGDMLVRPYVQENAFSEKYLAQEKETLRKRMESLIDDKMKYANQRVTEEMCKGEPFALLVQGRVADLPKITGQELYQYFKEVTTTNPINMFVVGDVDQQEVSEAIRKHIPLERTQVGELQIASTAKDVSAEREVIDRLDVNQAKLNIGCRTQITYKDDDYPTLLLFNGILGGFPHSKLFVNVREKESLAYYAVSRLESHKGILMIMSGIDVSKYQRAVEIIKQQLDLMQQGTISDEELSQTRATLSNQFRELLDSARGMIDFTYNGVVSGRPRKIEELLAGINQATIEDIKKVASKVTIDTIYLLRDKKGEA from the coding sequence ATGACTGCTTCTACAACTGAAATTGCATTTCAAAGCTCCCAAATCAATGGGATGAACGTACATATCCTTCCAACAGAAAAGTTCAAGACAACGACGATCGTGACGATGATTGAACAGGCGCTTTCGGAGGAGCACGTAACGAAAACAGCATTGCTTGCGATGGTCATGAAACGTGCCAGCGCTCGTTTTCCAGAAACGAAGCTATTGCGAGCACATTTGGATTTCCTGTATGGTGCCATTTTTGATGTCGATGTCATGAAAAAAGGCGAGCGGCAAATCCTGCAAATTTATATGGAAGTACCGAATGAAAAATATTTGTCCAATGAAGCCTCTCTTTTGGAGCAGGCCATCGAATTCGTAGGAGACATGCTTGTCAGACCGTACGTACAGGAGAACGCTTTTTCCGAAAAGTACTTGGCACAGGAAAAAGAAACGCTACGTAAACGGATGGAGAGCTTGATCGACGACAAAATGAAGTATGCAAACCAACGCGTGACAGAAGAAATGTGTAAAGGAGAACCATTCGCTCTTCTCGTCCAAGGGCGCGTGGCAGATTTGCCGAAGATCACAGGTCAGGAACTGTATCAATATTTTAAAGAAGTAACGACGACGAATCCGATCAATATGTTCGTGGTGGGCGATGTTGACCAGCAGGAAGTAAGCGAGGCTATTCGCAAGCACATCCCATTGGAGCGCACCCAAGTAGGAGAACTGCAGATCGCATCGACGGCGAAGGACGTATCTGCTGAACGCGAAGTGATCGATCGACTCGACGTCAACCAAGCAAAGCTCAACATCGGCTGCCGCACGCAGATCACTTATAAGGATGACGATTACCCGACGTTGTTGCTATTCAACGGGATATTAGGTGGCTTTCCTCACTCCAAGCTGTTTGTCAACGTCCGTGAAAAAGAGAGTCTCGCTTATTATGCCGTATCCAGGCTAGAGAGCCACAAAGGGATTCTTATGATTATGTCCGGGATTGATGTTAGCAAATATCAACGTGCGGTTGAGATTATTAAGCAGCAGCTTGATCTGATGCAACAAGGAACCATATCGGATGAGGAATTGAGTCAGACACGTGCGACTTTGTCTAACCAATTCCGTGAGCTGCTGGACAGTGCACGCGGCATGATTGATTTTACGTACAATGGTGTAGTTAGCGGACGTCCTCGGAAAATCGAAGAGCTTTTGGCGGGGATTAACCAAGCGACAATTGAGGATATCAAGAAAGTAGCGAGCAAGGTAACGATCGACACGATTTATCTGCTGCGGGACAAGAAGGGAGAGGCATAA